The following are from one region of the Erwinia billingiae Eb661 genome:
- a CDS encoding MsnO8 family LLM class oxidoreductase, with protein MAYRLSLLDKSPVAPGETPGAALQRTLQLAQQAEAWGFHRFWLAEHHNTRHLAGPSPEVLIAWIIAQTRHIRVGSGGVMLQHYSPYKVAENFNLLASLAPGRIDLGVGKAPGGLPLSTHALQQGVHADEKGSFAEQLSLLDNWLQTPSPGDEADEETLNATPLPLKPVSRFLLGASEESARLAAELNWQFVFAAHINGDRKQLENALNTYARLSQGQKALVAVQVVAADSPAQAELLVSGMKQFHVQVKNGPGVNVASLEQAERYIRQGGFTDYLIEPRTPSLLKGTAAQVHAQFEALHQNFGIDEFIIDTPIVDAAARRNSLELLATHHLIAA; from the coding sequence ATGGCATATCGACTGAGTCTGTTAGATAAATCACCGGTTGCACCGGGTGAAACGCCGGGCGCAGCCCTGCAGCGCACGCTGCAACTGGCTCAGCAGGCGGAAGCCTGGGGCTTTCATCGTTTCTGGCTGGCTGAACACCATAATACCCGTCATCTGGCTGGGCCTTCGCCAGAAGTATTAATTGCGTGGATTATCGCCCAGACCCGACATATTCGCGTCGGCTCTGGCGGCGTGATGTTGCAGCATTACAGCCCGTATAAAGTTGCCGAGAATTTTAATTTACTCGCCTCACTGGCGCCCGGTCGAATTGATCTTGGCGTCGGTAAAGCGCCCGGTGGATTACCCCTTTCGACCCATGCATTACAGCAAGGCGTTCATGCTGACGAAAAGGGCAGCTTTGCCGAACAGTTGAGCTTACTGGATAACTGGTTGCAAACCCCATCGCCGGGTGATGAAGCCGATGAGGAAACGCTGAATGCCACGCCGCTGCCGTTAAAACCGGTGTCCCGCTTTTTGTTGGGGGCCAGTGAAGAGAGTGCGCGGCTGGCGGCTGAGCTGAACTGGCAGTTTGTCTTCGCGGCGCATATCAACGGCGACAGAAAGCAGCTGGAAAACGCGTTAAACACCTATGCACGCTTAAGCCAGGGACAGAAAGCGCTGGTGGCGGTGCAGGTGGTGGCGGCGGACTCGCCGGCGCAGGCCGAGCTGCTGGTCTCCGGCATGAAGCAGTTCCACGTGCAGGTCAAAAACGGTCCCGGCGTTAATGTTGCCAGCCTTGAACAGGCGGAACGCTATATACGACAGGGCGGCTTTACCGATTACCTGATCGAACCGCGCACGCCATCGCTGCTGAAAGGCACCGCCGCGCAGGTTCATGCGCAGTTTGAAGCGCTCCATCAGAACTTTGGCATTGATGAATTCATCATCGATACACCGATCGTCGATGCCGCAGCGCGACGAAACTCGCTGGAACTGCTGGCGACCCATCATCTGATCGCGGCCTGA
- a CDS encoding GNAT family N-acetyltransferase, translating to MSDRQFRDVSPEAPELQPILTGLFGEYAARYGDYFSSLKEVELTEWYLPPQGLFIVLESDGEIIAMGAYKPYDAQTAELKRIWTRSDRRRQGLALIVVKELERRAILAGYSRFFLTTGFRQPEAVRLYSGHGYVPQFDLSGDLERYSQPPHDGRLRFIKVVDADRIAQAS from the coding sequence ATGAGCGACAGACAATTCCGCGATGTCTCGCCGGAGGCGCCCGAACTGCAACCGATCCTCACCGGGTTGTTTGGCGAGTATGCCGCGCGCTACGGCGATTACTTTAGCAGTCTGAAAGAGGTGGAGCTGACCGAATGGTATCTGCCGCCGCAGGGGCTGTTTATCGTGCTGGAGAGTGATGGCGAGATCATCGCAATGGGCGCGTATAAGCCGTATGACGCGCAGACGGCTGAGCTGAAGCGCATCTGGACGCGCAGCGATCGGCGTCGTCAGGGGCTGGCGCTGATTGTGGTCAAAGAGCTGGAGCGCCGGGCGATCCTCGCCGGTTACAGCCGCTTTTTCCTCACCACCGGATTCCGTCAGCCCGAAGCCGTGCGCCTGTACAGCGGCCATGGCTACGTGCCGCAGTTCGATCTGAGTGGCGACCTGGAGCGTTACAGCCAGCCGCCGCATGACGGTCGCCTGCGTTTTATTAAAGTGGTCGATGCTGACCGCATCGCCCAGGCCAGTTAA
- a CDS encoding LLM class flavin-dependent oxidoreductase, with amino-acid sequence MTRRQLRLGTILHGASGNMSAWRHPAAQADASINIDYAKKIARKAEQGKLDFLFVADGLFINEKSIPHFLNRFEPLTLLSALAGATEHLGLVGTVSTSYSEPFTVARQFASLDHLSGGRAGWNVVTSPLEGSAKNFSRQQHPEHALRYRIADEYLQVVKGLWDSWEEGAFVRNKESGQFFDPQKLHTPNHHGDFFQVQGPLNIERTPQGRPVIFQAGASEDGRKLAARHADAIFTHQPTREEAQAFYRDVKNQVVQNGRQADELHIFQGVSVIVGNDAQDVEDQYQATAALVSIKDALNYLGRFFDHHDFSQYPLDEPFPELGEIGQNSFRSTTDEIKQKARQHGHTLRQAALESATPRPLFHGTPEQVADGLQLWFDSEAADGFIINGGTPDTFERFVDRVVPILQARGLSRSEYPGKTLRDSFALKNPLNQFAK; translated from the coding sequence ATGACCCGTAGACAGCTTCGACTGGGCACTATTCTGCACGGCGCATCTGGCAATATGTCCGCATGGCGCCATCCGGCGGCGCAGGCAGATGCCAGCATCAACATTGATTACGCCAAAAAAATCGCCCGTAAAGCCGAGCAGGGCAAGCTGGACTTCCTGTTTGTCGCCGACGGTCTGTTTATCAACGAAAAGTCGATCCCGCACTTCCTCAATCGCTTTGAGCCGCTAACGCTGTTGTCCGCACTGGCGGGCGCCACCGAGCATCTGGGGCTGGTGGGAACGGTTTCCACCTCTTACAGCGAACCCTTTACCGTCGCCCGACAGTTTGCCAGCCTCGATCACCTGAGCGGCGGTCGCGCCGGCTGGAACGTGGTCACTTCGCCGCTGGAAGGCTCGGCAAAGAACTTCTCGCGCCAGCAGCACCCGGAACACGCGCTGCGCTACCGCATTGCGGATGAATATCTGCAGGTGGTGAAAGGGCTGTGGGATTCCTGGGAAGAGGGCGCGTTTGTGCGCAACAAGGAGAGCGGTCAGTTCTTCGATCCGCAGAAACTGCACACGCCAAATCACCACGGCGATTTCTTCCAGGTGCAGGGCCCGCTGAACATTGAGCGCACGCCGCAGGGCCGTCCGGTGATCTTCCAGGCCGGCGCGTCTGAAGATGGTCGCAAGCTGGCCGCCCGCCATGCTGATGCCATCTTTACCCATCAACCGACCCGTGAAGAGGCGCAGGCTTTTTACCGCGATGTGAAAAATCAGGTGGTGCAGAACGGCCGTCAGGCGGATGAGCTGCATATTTTCCAGGGCGTCAGCGTGATTGTCGGTAACGATGCGCAGGATGTTGAGGATCAGTATCAGGCCACCGCCGCGCTGGTGTCGATCAAAGATGCGCTGAACTATCTGGGGCGTTTCTTCGACCATCATGACTTCTCGCAATACCCGCTGGATGAGCCGTTCCCGGAGCTGGGCGAGATTGGCCAGAACAGCTTCCGCAGCACCACCGATGAGATCAAACAGAAAGCCCGTCAGCACGGCCACACCCTGCGTCAGGCCGCGCTGGAATCGGCCACGCCGCGTCCGCTGTTCCACGGCACGCCGGAACAGGTCGCCGACGGTTTGCAACTGTGGTTCGACAGCGAAGCGGCCGATGGCTTCATCATCAATGGCGGGACGCCGGATACCTTTGAGCGCTTTGTCGATCGCGTGGTGCCGATCCTGCAGGCAAGAGGCCTGTCACGTAGCGAGTATCCCGGCAAAACCCTGCGCGACAGCTTTGCCCTGAAAAATCCCCTTAATCAGTTCGCTAAATAA
- a CDS encoding ABC transporter substrate-binding protein: protein MQKTHTFIALLLLAASGSSLADTTNVAVNGQRVSLEANKTPVNTEKNPQAVSALPAGFRPAVPGSFTVAVAALNSPPLTVFSDDNKTLLGSEVDIARLVADSLGLKLNVVPTSWEDWPLGVASGKYDAAITNITVTKERKEKFDFATYRKDSLGFYVKTSSPIKSLSKAEDIAGLRIIVGSGTNQEAILLAWDKENQAKGLKPFTPVYSKDDAAQTLALQSGRADAYFGPNVIGAWKAALTGKTRLVGSVDGGWPKAAHIAVTLKKGSGLVDPVNIALNGVMKNGDYQKVLNRWGEGVEAIDHSEINPPGLGD, encoded by the coding sequence ATGCAGAAAACTCATACCTTTATCGCCTTACTGTTACTGGCCGCCAGCGGCAGTAGCCTTGCAGATACCACCAATGTGGCGGTTAACGGTCAGCGCGTCAGTCTTGAAGCCAATAAAACCCCGGTCAATACCGAAAAAAATCCGCAGGCGGTCTCGGCATTACCCGCTGGATTCCGCCCGGCGGTTCCCGGCTCCTTTACCGTGGCGGTGGCAGCGCTGAATTCGCCGCCGCTGACGGTGTTTTCCGATGACAACAAAACCCTGCTCGGCAGCGAAGTGGATATCGCCCGTCTGGTGGCCGACAGCCTCGGCCTGAAGCTCAACGTGGTGCCGACTTCCTGGGAAGACTGGCCGCTGGGCGTGGCTTCCGGCAAATATGATGCGGCGATCACCAATATTACCGTCACCAAAGAGCGCAAAGAGAAGTTTGATTTCGCCACCTACCGTAAAGACTCGCTGGGCTTCTACGTCAAAACCAGCAGCCCGATTAAATCGCTGAGCAAAGCGGAAGACATCGCTGGCCTGCGCATCATCGTCGGTTCCGGCACCAACCAGGAAGCGATTCTGCTGGCCTGGGATAAAGAGAACCAGGCGAAAGGGCTGAAGCCGTTTACCCCGGTCTATTCCAAAGATGATGCCGCCCAGACGCTGGCGCTGCAGTCCGGCCGCGCGGATGCCTATTTTGGCCCGAACGTGATTGGTGCCTGGAAAGCGGCGCTGACCGGTAAAACCCGACTGGTCGGCAGCGTCGATGGTGGCTGGCCAAAGGCGGCGCATATCGCGGTGACGCTGAAAAAAGGCAGCGGCCTGGTCGATCCGGTGAATATTGCTTTGAACGGCGTGATGAAGAACGGCGACTACCAAAAGGTGCTGAATCGCTGGGGAGAAGGGGTTGAAGCCATCGACCATTCCGAAATCAACCCACCCGGATTAGGCGACTAA
- a CDS encoding YgiW/YdeI family stress tolerance OB fold protein — translation MKKMLALAALLAFSSHTMAAEGGYKTGEAPPPPQQKDAGKKGTEDTAESTVASLADQRLNAWVTLEGFLIKKTGAETFDFRDDSGTIRVTVPQSAWKGKEYSAKDLVRLSGYVKGQGKSRHVQAQQIKAP, via the coding sequence ATGAAAAAGATGCTGGCACTGGCCGCATTACTGGCTTTTAGCAGCCACACGATGGCCGCAGAGGGCGGATATAAAACCGGCGAAGCGCCACCGCCACCGCAGCAGAAAGATGCGGGTAAAAAAGGCACCGAAGATACCGCCGAAAGCACGGTCGCCTCACTGGCGGATCAACGATTAAATGCCTGGGTGACGCTGGAAGGATTTTTGATTAAGAAAACCGGGGCGGAAACCTTCGATTTCCGGGATGACAGCGGCACCATCCGCGTCACCGTGCCGCAAAGCGCCTGGAAAGGTAAAGAGTACAGCGCCAAAGATCTGGTCCGCCTGAGCGGCTATGTGAAAGGTCAGGGCAAATCCCGCCATGTCCAGGCGCAACAGATCAAAGCGCCGTAA
- a CDS encoding amidohydrolase codes for MKPNEAQLIEWRRELHTWPELSGKEFATTRRLREWLQNAGIRLLETALETGVVAEIGEGEPLIALRADIDALPIFETSGVRFHSREAGVMHACGHDLHSAVMLGAALELKANEAQLKGRVRILFQPAEEIAVGAKQLIAAGLLDGVQAIFGMHNEPGLPVGTFATRSGAFYANADKFIIRVTGKGAHAAHPEQGVDAIVVASQIIQGLQGLTSRSFNTLDSLVLSITRIDGGKTWNVLPAGVEFGGTARTHDLQVRAELEARVRQLVESYALASGAEATLSWHAGPPVLVNDADWAQFSAQVAEQAGYRVLNADLHLGGEDFAFYLQQVPGAFVSIGSASEYGLHHGSFNPDEASIAPASHYFALLAQQALQQLNARCCTPLTETH; via the coding sequence TTGAAGCCAAATGAAGCACAGCTGATTGAATGGCGTCGCGAATTGCACACCTGGCCGGAGCTGTCCGGCAAAGAGTTTGCCACCACCCGACGCCTGCGTGAATGGTTGCAGAATGCCGGCATCAGGCTGCTGGAAACGGCGCTGGAAACCGGCGTTGTGGCGGAAATCGGTGAGGGTGAACCGCTGATTGCGCTGCGTGCGGACATCGATGCGTTACCGATTTTTGAAACCAGCGGCGTGCGTTTTCACTCGCGGGAAGCGGGCGTGATGCATGCCTGCGGTCATGACCTGCACAGCGCGGTGATGCTCGGTGCCGCGCTGGAGCTGAAGGCCAATGAAGCGCAGCTGAAAGGCCGGGTACGCATCCTGTTTCAACCGGCGGAAGAGATCGCCGTCGGGGCAAAGCAACTGATCGCCGCCGGACTGCTCGACGGCGTGCAGGCGATTTTCGGCATGCATAACGAGCCGGGCCTGCCGGTCGGCACCTTTGCCACGCGCAGCGGCGCGTTTTATGCCAACGCCGACAAATTTATTATTCGGGTGACCGGCAAAGGCGCGCACGCCGCCCATCCCGAACAGGGGGTTGATGCGATTGTCGTCGCCAGCCAGATTATTCAGGGGCTGCAAGGGCTGACCAGCCGCAGCTTCAATACCCTCGACAGCCTGGTGCTGAGCATTACCCGCATTGACGGCGGAAAAACCTGGAACGTGCTGCCAGCGGGCGTCGAATTTGGTGGCACCGCACGGACCCACGATCTGCAGGTGCGCGCAGAGCTGGAAGCCCGCGTGCGCCAGCTGGTGGAAAGCTACGCGCTGGCCAGCGGCGCAGAAGCCACCCTGAGCTGGCATGCCGGCCCGCCGGTGCTGGTGAACGATGCGGACTGGGCGCAGTTCAGCGCGCAAGTCGCTGAGCAGGCCGGTTACCGGGTGCTGAATGCCGATCTGCATCTGGGGGGCGAAGACTTTGCCTTCTATCTGCAACAGGTGCCAGGCGCTTTTGTCAGCATCGGCAGCGCCAGCGAATATGGCCTGCATCACGGCAGCTTCAATCCTGACGAGGCGTCTATCGCCCCGGCCTCACACTATTTCGCGCTACTGGCGCAGCAGGCGTTGCAACAGCTTAACGCCCGATGTTGTACGCCCCTGACCGAAACGCACTAA